The nucleotide window GCAAACTGGATTATCTGAAAGAACTGGGCATTTCAGCCATTGAACTGATGCCCCTGTCAGATTTTCCGGGCAAGCGAAATTGGGGTTATGACGGCGTTCTGCATTTTGCTCCTGATCATACCTATGGAACTCCTGATGAGCTGAAATTACTGATTCAATCCGCTCATGCCAAGGGCCTGATGGTGTTTATGGATGTGGTTTACAATCATTTCGGTCCCGAAGGCAATTATCTGTATTGCCATTCGCCGCTGTTCTTCAACGATCGTCATCATACGCCCTGGGGGTCTGCCATCAATTTTGATGAAAATGGTTGTGAATGGGTGAGAAAATTTTTTATTCATAATGCCTTGTTCTGGCTCGAAGAATATCATGTGGATGGCTTACGGTTTGACGCTGTTCACGCGATTTATGATAATTCAGGCCGACACATTCTGGAAGAACTGGCTGAAACCGTTGCGGCTACTTTTCCCCGGGACCGTCATATCCATCTGGTGCTGGAAAATGATAAGAATGAGGCACACTATCTTCAAAGAAAAACAGATCAGGAACCGCGATGGTATGTCGCCCAGTGGAATGATGATTTGCACCACGCTCTGCATATCCTCGCGTCTGGTGAAAAAGAAGGTTATTATCGGGATTACGCCCGGAATCCCAAACAGCACCTCGGACGCTGCCTGACGGAAGGCTTTGCGTATCAGGGCGAACGATCTGCCTATCGCAATGGAGCAAAACGGGGAGAACCCAGCACTCATCTACCGCCAACCGCGTTTGTATCGTTTCTTCAGAATCATGATCAGGCCGGAAACCGGGCGTTTGGCGAACGTCTTCATCAGTTTGTTTCCGAACAGGCCTATCGGGCCATCACCGCCATCTTCCTGCTGGCCCCGTCCCCCCCCTTGCTGTTCATGGGGCAGGAATGGTGCTGTGATCAACCCTTTTATTTCTTTTGTGATTTTGAACCGAATCTTGCCGCTCAGGTGACAACAGGACGACGCAACGAATTCGCGAAATTTCCCGCGTTCAGCCATCCTGACGCACGTGAAAAAATTCCGGATCCCTGTGCGGCGTCTACTTTTGAAAAGTCTGTTATTCACTGGGACGATCTCTCAACACCTGAGCATCAATCCTGGCTGGCCTTGCATCAACAGCTTCTACGAATCCGGCAGAAGGAAATTATCCCTCGACTCAACGGAATCCAGGGGGGACAGGCCAGCTTTGAGTTGTTCCACTATTCCAGAATTCTTCGTGCGGAGTGGACTCTGGGGGATCAATCAAAACTGACGTTACTGGCCAATCTGACCAAACAGCACGCAGTGCCTGTAAAACCCTTCATGGATCAACGCCCGGGGCGCAGTATTTATCTAAGTCATGAGGATCTGGAACAGAGAATTGATTCCGGATTTTTATATCCCTGGAGTGTGGCCTGGTTTCTTCAATCTTATTGAGAAAAGCTATGAACGATACACCGAATCTGATCCTTAAACTTGCCGAACTGTGTGGAATCCAGCCTCAATATATGGATGCGTGGAACCAACCCACTGAAGTGAGTCTGGAGACACAGAAAGTTATTTTGGAGGCCATGGAGATGTCTCTGAACAGTGCCGATGAAATCCGGAACGCGATTGAGTATTACGAAAATTATCAGTGGAATCGTATGTTGCCTTATGTTCAGGTTGTCAGTGAGCACTCGTTTCCCTGGAAAATCCCTGTGGTTATCCCAGTCGAGGAGAAGAACCAGTCGTTTGAGTGGCATTTGCTTACGGAGTCGGGAGAAGAACATACCGGCAGTTTCACGCCTTCAGAACTTATGGTACTGGAACAGCAAACTTCAGGAACAATGATGCATACCAGGCATGAGTTTTCCCTGCCGGTGTCGCCGGGGTTGGGATATCACCAACTTCAAATCACCGGACATGTCGGGATGACCTTCATTGTTACGCCTGACCGGTGTTATTGGCCCAAAGCCATTGAAGAAAACGGACGGATCTGGGGAATTTCAGTGCAATTATACAGCCTGCGATCGGCACGAAACTGGGGGATTGGTGATTTTACGGATTTACGCTGGGTGATTGAATACGCGGCCAAACTTGGCGCGGACACGGTTGGTGTGAATCCTCTGCATGCGTTGTTTCCCCTGCGTCCTGAAGAATGCAGTCCCTATAGTCCCTCCAGCAGAATGTTTTACAATGTGATGTACCTGGATGTGGAAGTCATTGAGGACTTTGCGGAATGCCCGAATGTGCAGGAATTGATACAAACACCGGAGTTCCAGCATCGCCGGCAAATGGCACGCAAGGGCGATATGGTCAATTATACGGAAGTCTCACAGATAAAGATTCCAATACTGGAATTGCTCTATCAAAATTTTCGCGACAAGCATCTGACCAACGATTCCTCACGTGCCAGAAAATTCCGGGAGTTTCAGGCACAGGGAGGAGAATCACTCTATCAGTTCGCCTTGTTTGAAACACTGAGCGATCATTTTTTTGAGCAGAATGACCAGAACTATCATTGGAAAATCTGGCCTGAGGCGTATCACTCCCCCTCAAGTCCGCAGATTCTGGAGTTTTCGGAGATACACCGGGAACGCATTGAATTTTTTCAATATCTGCAATGGCAGACCTCGCTTCAGTTAGAAGCTATCGGCTGGCAGTGTATGCGATCAAAACTTGGGTTAGGACTCTATCTGGATCTGGCCGTGGGGATTGATCCCTGTGGTTTTGAAGCCTGGGTAAATCATCATCTGGTGGTGAATAACGCGGGGATTGGCTGTCCTCCTGATTTGTTCAATACGCGGGGACAGGATTGGGGACTGGCACCATGGAATCCCTTCAAATTGAAAGAATGCGCCTATGCGCCATATATTCAGACGTTGCGCAAAAACATGAAATATGCCGGGGCGTTGCGACTGGATCATGTGATGGGGTTGACCCGTCTCTTCTGGATTCCACGTAATCAGAATTCAGCGGAAGGTGCCTATGTGACCTATCCGTTTGAAGATCTGCTGGGAATTCTGAAACTGGAAAGCGTAAGAAATAGTTGTCTGATTATTGGTGAAGATCTTGGAACCGTCCCTGACAACCTTCAACAAAAGTTGATGGAAGGCGGCTTATTGTCATACCGGTTGCTGTTGCTTGAAAAAGATCTGGAAGGTTTTGCTCCACCTGAAACATTTCCACCGCAGGCGGTCGTAGCGGTCACCACGCATGATTTACCGACGCTGTCAGGATTCTGGAAAGGACAGGATTTTGTGGTTCGCAAGAAACTGGATCTGTTTTCTTCCGAAAAGATGAGGGAACAAATGACCGTGGAACGGTCCAAAGATCGTGCCTTGTTATTGCAGGCCTTGAGTCATGAAAATCTTCTCCCGGAAGATGTAGAACTGGACCCGGCCATGACTCCGGTCATGACGCCTGATCTTTCCAGAGCCCTTCATCGCTATCTTGCCCGGACTCCCTGCAAGATCGTCATGGTGC belongs to SAR324 cluster bacterium and includes:
- the treZ gene encoding malto-oligosyltrehalose trehalohydrolase, encoding MPFGPQATSDGRFLFKLWAPGAREVHLVHQTSSAESLTLMTPENGWFLLEISANYGDRYGFRLDQNLRVPDPVSRYQPDDVHQLSQLIDPRAWNWDDFSWKGRPWEEAVVYELHVGTFTSEGTFKGVLGKLDYLKELGISAIELMPLSDFPGKRNWGYDGVLHFAPDHTYGTPDELKLLIQSAHAKGLMVFMDVVYNHFGPEGNYLYCHSPLFFNDRHHTPWGSAINFDENGCEWVRKFFIHNALFWLEEYHVDGLRFDAVHAIYDNSGRHILEELAETVAATFPRDRHIHLVLENDKNEAHYLQRKTDQEPRWYVAQWNDDLHHALHILASGEKEGYYRDYARNPKQHLGRCLTEGFAYQGERSAYRNGAKRGEPSTHLPPTAFVSFLQNHDQAGNRAFGERLHQFVSEQAYRAITAIFLLAPSPPLLFMGQEWCCDQPFYFFCDFEPNLAAQVTTGRRNEFAKFPAFSHPDAREKIPDPCAASTFEKSVIHWDDLSTPEHQSWLALHQQLLRIRQKEIIPRLNGIQGGQASFELFHYSRILRAEWTLGDQSKLTLLANLTKQHAVPVKPFMDQRPGRSIYLSHEDLEQRIDSGFLYPWSVAWFLQSY